From a single Hypomesus transpacificus isolate Combined female chromosome 14, fHypTra1, whole genome shotgun sequence genomic region:
- the rpl10 gene encoding 60S ribosomal protein L10, producing the protein MGRRPARCYRYCKNKPYPKSRFCRGVPDPKIRIFDLGRKKAKVDEFPLCGHMVSDEYEQLSSEALEAARICANKYMVKTCGKDGFHIRVRLHPFHVIRINKMLSCAGADRLQTGMRGAFGKPLGTVARVNIGQVIMSVRTKAGNKEHVVEALRRAKFKFPGRQKIHISKKYGFTKFNATDFDAMMAEKRLISDGCGVKYIPSRGPLVRWKALHSN; encoded by the exons ATGGGCCGCCGACCAGCCCGATG CTACAGATACTGCAAAAACAAGCCCTACCCCAAGTCCCGCTTCTGTCGCGGTGTCCCCG acccCAAGATCAGGATCTTTGACCTGGGCAGGAAGAAGGCCAAGGTTGACGAGTTCCCCCTGTGTGGTCACATGGTCTCTGACGAGTATGAGCAGCTGTCTTCTGAAG ctctgGAGGCGGCCCGTATCTGTGCTAACAAGTACATGGTGAAGACGTGTGGAAAGGACGGCTTCCACATCCGTGTGCGCCTGCACCCCTTCCACGTGATCCGCATCAACAAGATGTTGTCCTGTGCTGGGGCTGATAG GCTCCAGACTGGGATGCGCGGGGCGTTCGGGAAGCCTCTGGGCACGGTTGCCAGGGTGAATATCGGCCAGGTCATCATGTCTGTGAGGACCAAGGCTGGGAACAAGGAGCATGTGGTGGAGGCCCTGCGCAGAGCCAAGTTCAAGTTCCCTGGACGCCAGAAG atccaCATCTCTAAGAAGTACGGCTTCACCAAGTTCAACGCCACCGACTTTGATGCCATGATGGCGGAGAAGCGTCTGATTTCAGACGGCTGTGGGGTGAAGTACATCCCCAGCCGGGGTCCTCTGGTCCGCTGGAAGGCCCTCCACTCCAACTAG